The DNA segment TTTATTTAAATCAATAATGGAATCACCCATCATAAATTTTACGGTTAATTCATTAATATTGGTTCTCAGCCCATTAGGATCGAAGCTACTTTTATTACCATCAATCGATAAATACATATTCCAGTTATTTAAATTTTCTTCACAAGTAATTTGGTAATTAATTTCTCTTTTTTGGTCATAGCCTTTGATCGTTTTTATCGCCACAGGACCAAAGTTCACCTCAATCATATTGCCGTCATTTACTTTGCAAGGAGGTGGCGTTAATAAATTACCTTTAATCAGTACTTGTGTTTCATTATCTTTTGCCAAACTGGGTGAAGAAAATACAGAAAATAAAAATAACATAATGAGGA comes from the Proteus appendicitidis genome and includes:
- a CDS encoding fimbrial protein → MRYYPFLIMLFLFSVFSSPSLAKDNETQVLIKGNLLTPPPCKVNDGNMIEVNFGPVAIKTIKGYDQKREINYQITCEENLNNWNMYLSIDGNKSSFDPNGLRTNINELTVKFMMGDSIIDLNKKYSVNLNNPEKIWAVLVKKENSELAPGNFTAGGTLFVEYQ